A genomic segment from Klebsiella africana encodes:
- a CDS encoding pirin family protein, with protein sequence MIYLRKANERGHANHGWLDSWHTFSFANYYDPNFMGFSALRVINDDVIDAGQGFGTHPHKDMEILTYVLEGAVEHQDSMGNKEQVPAGEFQIMSAGTGVRHSEYNPSKTDRLRLYQIWIIPEETGITPRYEQRRFDAAQGKQLVLSPDARDGSLKVYQDMELYRWALLKDEQSVHQIAAERRVWIQVVKGEVTINGTKATTSDGLAIWDEQAISVHADSDSEILLFDLPPV encoded by the coding sequence ATGATTTACTTACGCAAAGCGAACGAACGTGGCCACGCTAACCATGGCTGGCTGGATTCCTGGCATACTTTCTCTTTCGCCAACTATTATGACCCGAACTTTATGGGCTTCTCCGCCCTGCGGGTGATTAACGACGACGTCATCGACGCCGGTCAGGGCTTCGGTACCCACCCGCACAAAGACATGGAGATCCTGACTTATGTGCTGGAAGGGGCGGTGGAGCACCAGGACAGCATGGGTAACAAAGAGCAGGTGCCGGCGGGCGAGTTCCAGATCATGAGCGCGGGTACCGGGGTGCGCCACTCTGAGTACAACCCGAGCAAAACCGATCGTCTGCGTCTGTATCAGATCTGGATTATTCCGGAAGAAACCGGTATTACCCCGCGCTACGAGCAGCGCCGCTTCGACGCCGCCCAGGGCAAACAGCTGGTGCTGTCGCCGGATGCCCGAGATGGCTCGCTGAAGGTCTACCAGGATATGGAACTCTATCGCTGGGCGCTGCTGAAAGATGAGCAGTCGGTTCACCAGATTGCCGCGGAACGCCGTGTGTGGATCCAGGTGGTCAAAGGCGAAGTGACCATCAACGGTACCAAAGCCACCACCAGCGACGGTTTGGCCATCTGGGACGAGCAGGCGATTTCGGTTCATGCCGACAGCGATAGCGAGATCCTGCTGTTCGATCTGCCGCCGGTTTGA
- the gntR gene encoding gluconate operon transcriptional repressor GntR, with translation MKKKRPVLQDVADLVGVTKMTVSRYLRNPEQVSEALRGKIAVALDELGYIPNRAPDILSNATSRAIGVLLPSLTNQVFSEVLRGIESVTDAFGYQTMLAHYGYKPEMEEKRLESMLSWNIDGLILTERTHTPRTLKMIEVAGIPVVELMDSRSPCLDIAVGFDNFEAARQMTAAIIARGHRHVAYLGARLDERTIIKQKGYEQAMLDAGMTPYSVMVEQSSSYSSGIELMRQARREYPQLDGIFCTNDDLAVGAAFECQRLGLKIPDDMAIAGFHGHDIGQVMEPRLASVLTPRERMGRIGAERLLARIRGEAITPKMLDLGFTLSPGGSI, from the coding sequence ATGAAAAAGAAAAGACCCGTACTTCAGGATGTAGCCGATCTTGTCGGCGTGACCAAAATGACGGTCAGTCGCTATTTACGCAACCCGGAGCAGGTCTCCGAAGCGCTGCGTGGCAAGATTGCCGTTGCCCTCGATGAACTGGGTTATATTCCCAATCGCGCCCCTGACATTCTCTCCAACGCCACCAGCCGCGCCATCGGCGTGCTGCTGCCGTCGTTAACTAACCAGGTCTTCTCGGAAGTGCTGCGTGGTATCGAAAGCGTCACCGACGCCTTCGGCTATCAAACCATGCTGGCGCACTACGGCTATAAGCCGGAAATGGAAGAGAAACGCCTTGAATCGATGCTCTCGTGGAACATTGATGGCCTGATCCTCACCGAACGCACCCATACGCCGCGCACCCTGAAGATGATCGAAGTCGCCGGCATTCCGGTGGTGGAGCTGATGGACAGCCGGTCACCGTGCCTCGATATCGCCGTCGGGTTCGATAACTTTGAAGCCGCCCGGCAGATGACGGCGGCGATCATTGCCCGCGGCCACCGCCACGTTGCTTATCTCGGCGCGCGTCTTGATGAACGTACTATCATCAAACAGAAGGGGTACGAGCAGGCGATGCTTGACGCCGGGATGACGCCCTACAGCGTGATGGTGGAGCAATCCTCTTCCTATTCTTCGGGGATTGAGCTGATGCGCCAGGCGCGCCGCGAATATCCGCAGCTCGACGGTATCTTCTGCACCAACGATGACCTCGCGGTCGGCGCGGCGTTCGAATGCCAGCGTCTGGGGCTGAAGATCCCCGATGATATGGCGATTGCCGGGTTCCACGGCCACGATATCGGCCAGGTGATGGAGCCGCGGCTGGCCAGCGTTCTGACCCCGCGCGAGCGGATGGGACGCATCGGCGCCGAACGGCTGCTGGCGCGCATTCGTGGTGAAGCGATTACCCCTAAGATGTTAGATTTAGGTTTCACATTGTCACCGGGCGGATCAATTTAA
- the gntK gene encoding gluconokinase: MSTTNHDHHVYVLMGVSGSGKSAVASEVAHQLHAAFLDGDFLHPRSNITKMASGEPLNDDDRTPWLQALNDAAFAMQRTNKVSLIVCSALKKSYRDILRKGNPNLSFIYLKGDFDVIENRLKARKGHFFKTQMLVTQFETLQEPGADESDVLIVDIDQPLEGVVASTIEVINKGSH, from the coding sequence TTGAGCACGACTAACCATGATCACCACGTCTATGTCCTGATGGGCGTTTCCGGCAGCGGAAAATCTGCTGTCGCCAGCGAAGTGGCGCATCAACTGCATGCCGCGTTTCTTGACGGCGACTTTCTCCATCCGCGCAGCAACATCACCAAGATGGCCTCCGGCGAGCCGCTCAACGACGATGATCGCACCCCGTGGCTGCAGGCGCTGAATGACGCCGCGTTCGCCATGCAGCGTACCAACAAGGTGTCGCTGATCGTCTGCTCGGCTCTGAAGAAGAGCTATCGCGACATTCTGCGCAAGGGCAACCCGAACCTCTCCTTCATCTATCTGAAAGGCGACTTCGACGTGATCGAAAACCGTCTGAAGGCACGCAAAGGGCACTTCTTCAAAACCCAAATGTTGGTGACGCAGTTTGAAACGCTGCAGGAACCAGGCGCCGACGAGAGCGATGTGCTTATCGTCGATATCGACCAGCCGCTGGAAGGCGTGGTGGCCAGCACCATCGAGGTGATCAACAAAGGCAGTCACTAG
- the gntU gene encoding gluconate transporter: MSTLTLVLTAVGSVLLLLFLVMKARMHAFVALMVVSIGAGLFSGMPLDKIAATMEKGMGGTLGFLAIVVALGAMFGKILHETGAVDQIAVKMLKSFGHSRAHYAIGLAGLICALPLFFEVAIVLLISVAFSMARHTGTNLVKLVIPLFAGVAAAAAFLLPGPAPMLLASQMHADFGWMILIGLCAAIPGMIIAGPLWGNFISRYVELHIPDDISEPHLGEGKMPSFGFSLALILLPLVLVGLKTIAARFVPVGSTAYEWFEFIGHPFTAILVACLVAIYGLAMRQGMAKDRVMEICGHALQPAGIILLVIGAGGVFKQVLVDSGVGPALGEALTGMGLPIAITCFVLAAAVRIIQGSATVACLTAVGLVMPVIEQLNYSGAQMAALSICIAGGSIVVSHVNDAGFWLFGKFTGASEAQTLKTWTMMETILGTTGAIVGMIAFQLLS; encoded by the coding sequence GTGAGTACTTTAACGCTTGTTTTAACAGCAGTCGGCTCGGTATTGCTGCTGCTGTTTTTAGTCATGAAGGCGCGGATGCATGCCTTCGTGGCTTTGATGGTGGTTTCTATTGGTGCAGGACTTTTCTCCGGCATGCCGCTGGATAAAATCGCGGCGACGATGGAGAAAGGGATGGGCGGTACGCTGGGTTTCCTGGCGATCGTCGTCGCGCTCGGCGCGATGTTCGGTAAGATCCTGCATGAAACGGGGGCGGTCGATCAGATTGCCGTCAAGATGCTCAAATCCTTCGGCCACAGCCGGGCGCACTATGCGATTGGCCTCGCCGGCCTTATCTGCGCGCTACCGCTGTTCTTCGAAGTCGCCATTGTCCTGCTGATCAGCGTTGCCTTCTCGATGGCGCGCCATACCGGCACAAACCTCGTGAAGCTGGTGATCCCGCTGTTTGCCGGGGTAGCCGCCGCCGCGGCCTTCCTGCTGCCGGGGCCGGCGCCGATGCTGCTGGCGTCGCAAATGCACGCCGACTTTGGCTGGATGATCCTGATTGGCCTGTGCGCCGCCATTCCGGGGATGATTATCGCCGGTCCGCTGTGGGGTAACTTTATCAGCCGCTACGTTGAACTGCATATTCCTGACGATATCAGCGAACCGCATCTCGGCGAAGGCAAAATGCCCTCCTTCGGCTTTAGCCTGGCGCTGATCCTGCTGCCGCTGGTGCTGGTGGGTCTGAAAACCATCGCCGCGCGCTTTGTGCCGGTGGGTTCCACTGCCTACGAATGGTTCGAGTTTATCGGCCACCCGTTCACCGCGATCCTGGTGGCTTGCCTGGTGGCAATCTACGGCCTGGCCATGCGCCAGGGGATGGCGAAAGACCGCGTGATGGAGATCTGTGGCCACGCGCTGCAGCCGGCGGGGATTATCCTGCTGGTGATCGGGGCAGGCGGCGTCTTCAAACAGGTGCTGGTAGACTCTGGTGTGGGCCCGGCGCTTGGTGAAGCGCTGACCGGTATGGGCCTGCCGATCGCCATTACCTGTTTCGTGCTGGCAGCGGCGGTGCGTATCATTCAGGGCTCTGCCACCGTAGCGTGCCTGACGGCGGTTGGCCTGGTGATGCCGGTGATTGAGCAGCTGAACTACAGCGGCGCACAGATGGCGGCTCTGTCTATCTGTATCGCCGGCGGCTCGATTGTCGTGAGCCATGTGAACGACGCCGGCTTCTGGCTGTTCGGTAAATTTACCGGCGCCAGCGAAGCCCAGACGCTGAAAACCTGGACCATGATGGAAACCATCCTGGGTACCACCGGGGCGATTGTCGGCATGATCGCCTTCCAGCTGCTGAGCTAA